One window from the genome of Gimesia aquarii encodes:
- a CDS encoding ATP-binding response regulator, with protein MNVDNQLEKLKVLLVKAKTERAKRVIAQLNEISNSKNDRVTHVTSTDEACDCLKKDNYSVVFLDLSLPNNSALDLISVIQKTSPAIPIIVLSTWENEALCYTAIQKGAQDYLIKGEISKPLLSRAIFHSLERKRQIQSLALQIDNLQAFARAASHDLKAPLGNIKMISEIVIDEAGNQMESSVREMLHSLPSIAGRLKKLIDDLLEFSMLGHKSLHREQISLDKVLNSVCQLLELQIRDQNATIDIDHLDNVYADSDLMATVFQNLIGNACKYVKDHAPVIRISTKNEDQFVVVMVEDNGIGIPEKEQQRIFNPLVRAVNTCDYEGTGLGLAMVKKIIEAHQGKVWVESSGNKGSTFFFTLPKPIPQTNHKLQGQFEMNHTRLLD; from the coding sequence ATGAATGTTGACAATCAACTTGAAAAGCTCAAGGTGCTTTTGGTGAAAGCGAAAACAGAACGTGCCAAAAGAGTCATTGCTCAGTTGAATGAAATCAGCAATAGTAAAAATGATAGAGTAACACACGTCACATCGACAGATGAAGCATGTGATTGTCTGAAAAAAGATAACTACTCGGTTGTATTTCTTGATCTGAGTTTACCTAATAATTCTGCTCTCGATTTGATTTCAGTGATTCAAAAAACATCCCCCGCCATCCCAATCATTGTCTTATCGACATGGGAGAATGAAGCTCTCTGTTACACAGCCATTCAAAAAGGAGCACAAGATTATCTAATTAAAGGCGAGATCTCCAAGCCACTACTTTCTCGTGCAATTTTTCACTCTCTCGAACGCAAGCGGCAAATACAGTCTCTTGCACTTCAAATCGACAATTTACAGGCATTTGCCAGGGCTGCTTCACATGATTTAAAAGCTCCTTTGGGAAACATCAAGATGATCAGTGAAATTGTGATTGACGAAGCAGGAAACCAGATGGAATCTTCTGTACGGGAAATGCTCCATAGTTTGCCTTCAATCGCCGGTCGTCTTAAAAAACTGATCGATGATTTACTTGAATTTTCTATGCTGGGGCATAAAAGTTTGCACCGAGAACAAATTTCTCTCGACAAAGTCTTGAATTCTGTATGCCAGCTTCTGGAATTGCAGATTCGAGATCAAAATGCAACCATAGATATTGACCACTTGGATAACGTTTATGCTGACTCAGATTTGATGGCGACCGTCTTTCAGAATCTCATTGGTAACGCATGCAAATATGTAAAAGATCATGCACCTGTCATACGCATTAGCACAAAAAATGAAGACCAGTTTGTTGTTGTCATGGTCGAAGACAATGGAATTGGAATTCCTGAAAAAGAACAGCAAAGAATTTTTAATCCCTTAGTACGTGCTGTCAACACTTGTGACTATGAGGGAACAGGATTGGGACTGGCGATGGTCAAAAAAATCATTGAAGCACATCAGGGAAAAGTCTGGGTTGAATCTTCTGGCAATAAGGGTTCTACTTTTTTCTTCACACTCCCCAAACCGATACCTCAAACTAATCATAAGCTCCAGGGACAATTTGAAATGAACCATACCCGACTTTTAGACTAA
- a CDS encoding RNA polymerase sigma factor: protein MTRTDDSQKNSVRVGSVSTSRSLLCRLKENDSKAWDSLVELYAPLVFYWCRRLNVPEQDIVDIFQDVFQSLAKNINQFHKDRPGDTFRGWMRTITRNKAYDHFRKTGRQPGAIGGTEAYKTLSQFPDVEWDDDQSDGNEIHDSLFLHSLELIREDFAKQTWEAFWQVVVEGKTPREVGEDLSMRPGTVRVAKSRVLHRLRQELGDVLD, encoded by the coding sequence ATGACTCGAACCGATGACTCACAAAAAAATAGTGTGCGAGTTGGTTCTGTCTCAACATCTCGAAGTCTGTTGTGCAGGCTGAAAGAAAATGACTCGAAGGCTTGGGATAGTCTGGTCGAGTTATACGCACCTTTGGTATTTTATTGGTGCCGGCGGCTCAATGTACCAGAACAGGATATCGTCGATATTTTTCAGGATGTATTTCAGTCACTTGCCAAGAACATTAATCAGTTCCATAAGGATCGTCCCGGGGATACGTTTCGTGGTTGGATGCGGACGATTACACGTAACAAAGCCTATGATCACTTTCGTAAAACCGGTCGCCAACCAGGAGCGATCGGTGGTACCGAAGCCTACAAAACACTTTCACAATTTCCTGATGTCGAATGGGACGACGATCAAAGTGATGGCAATGAGATCCACGACAGTTTATTTCTTCATTCGCTCGAACTGATCCGCGAGGATTTTGCCAAACAGACTTGGGAAGCATTTTGGCAAGTTGTTGTGGAAGGGAAGACTCCCAGGGAAGTCGGTGAGGATCTGTCAATGCGCCCTGGGACCGTGCGTGTTGCCAAATCGCGAGTCCTTCATCGCTTGAGGCAGGAACTGGGTGATGTTCTGGATTAA
- a CDS encoding protein kinase domain-containing protein, which yields MASSICPRADELKAFAVGDLPEAKLEKIAAHVTDCQHCDSSLQNLDEYADGLVTELKFLNADRAEDQTLNVPQKLVEVARSVGYQYEDGECSDVLLDSGHRLARKLAEGPCRLGRFELEAELGVGSFGYVFRARDVELDRIVALKVQRAGIFADDEEIERFFREARSAAQLKHPAIVAIYDTGHTEEDVCYLVTEYIEGETLESQIQAGNIDHNRAAELVAEIADALAYAHEHHVIHRDMKPSNILIDAEGHPHIADFGLAKRDNGDTMTSEGRVMGTPAYMSPEQARGESHEVNVHSDIYSLGVILYEILTGERPFQGNRRMLLLQVLEDEPRFPRQLNDQIPHDLETICMKAMAKAPARRYQSSREFADDLHRFLAKEPILARPEGYGERLWRWCRRYPFAVSLFLAVAIGSGVGIVYLSSLSEYFVRQTALEGARMEAAMLDETWRFYSELIDGLNRNKVDVRISPHYTPQDGILPLPATFAIDMGERISHTDENLSARIYSRYPWPNRKDGGPQDEFERKALDWLEENRNGSAQQFKEYYEFREIDGHRWLLFAKPRLMEKSCLNCHNDAKSKSPKKDWHVGEVGGVFKIGRRLDRDIEATRTGLRGAFILMTCIAVVLLVIGVCVVSAKSRRSRSFRL from the coding sequence ATGGCGTCTTCGATTTGTCCGAGAGCTGATGAACTGAAAGCCTTTGCTGTCGGTGATCTTCCTGAAGCAAAGTTGGAAAAGATTGCAGCCCATGTCACTGATTGCCAACATTGTGATTCTTCACTTCAGAATTTAGATGAATATGCCGACGGTCTTGTGACTGAGCTAAAATTCCTCAATGCGGATCGAGCTGAGGATCAAACACTTAATGTTCCACAAAAACTGGTTGAAGTGGCCAGGAGTGTTGGTTACCAGTATGAAGATGGCGAATGTTCTGATGTTTTACTCGATTCAGGACATCGACTGGCTCGCAAACTGGCCGAAGGACCATGCCGATTGGGACGATTCGAACTGGAAGCTGAGCTGGGAGTTGGTTCATTCGGTTATGTTTTTCGAGCCAGGGATGTTGAGCTAGACCGAATTGTCGCTTTAAAAGTACAACGTGCTGGGATTTTTGCCGACGATGAAGAAATCGAACGCTTCTTCCGCGAGGCTCGCAGTGCGGCTCAGCTCAAACATCCAGCGATCGTCGCAATCTACGACACGGGCCACACTGAAGAAGATGTCTGTTATCTCGTTACTGAATACATTGAAGGTGAAACCCTAGAAAGCCAGATACAGGCTGGTAATATCGACCATAATCGTGCTGCTGAGTTAGTCGCTGAGATCGCAGATGCGTTGGCCTATGCACACGAACATCACGTGATCCATCGAGATATGAAACCATCAAATATCTTGATTGATGCCGAAGGTCACCCCCACATTGCAGACTTTGGACTAGCGAAGCGCGATAACGGCGACACGATGACTTCCGAAGGCCGTGTCATGGGGACGCCTGCGTATATGTCTCCCGAACAAGCGCGAGGTGAATCGCATGAGGTAAACGTTCACAGCGACATTTATAGTCTTGGGGTCATCCTCTACGAAATACTCACGGGCGAACGGCCTTTTCAGGGAAATCGACGGATGCTCCTGCTGCAGGTACTCGAAGATGAACCACGTTTTCCAAGACAACTGAATGACCAAATTCCCCATGATTTAGAAACAATCTGCATGAAAGCGATGGCGAAAGCTCCTGCGCGAAGGTATCAGAGTTCTCGTGAATTTGCCGATGATTTGCATCGTTTCCTTGCTAAGGAACCAATTCTCGCGCGTCCGGAAGGATACGGCGAACGATTATGGCGCTGGTGTCGTCGGTATCCTTTTGCAGTCAGCCTGTTCTTGGCAGTCGCTATAGGATCGGGAGTGGGAATTGTCTATCTATCGAGCTTGTCCGAGTATTTTGTGAGGCAAACGGCTCTCGAAGGTGCGCGGATGGAAGCGGCTATGTTGGACGAGACCTGGAGATTTTACAGTGAGTTGATTGATGGGTTAAATCGAAATAAAGTTGATGTGCGAATTTCACCACATTATACACCTCAAGATGGCATATTACCGCTACCAGCAACGTTTGCCATCGACATGGGAGAGCGCATCAGCCACACTGATGAAAATTTGAGCGCCCGTATTTATAGTCGCTACCCATGGCCGAACAGAAAAGACGGTGGCCCTCAAGACGAATTTGAACGCAAAGCATTGGATTGGTTGGAAGAAAATCGGAATGGTTCTGCGCAGCAATTTAAAGAGTATTACGAATTTCGTGAGATCGACGGACATCGTTGGTTATTATTTGCCAAGCCTCGTCTGATGGAAAAAAGCTGTCTCAACTGCCATAACGACGCCAAGAGTAAAAGCCCCAAGAAGGATTGGCATGTTGGTGAGGTCGGTGGTGTTTTCAAAATTGGACGTCGACTCGACCGTGACATCGAAGCTACGAGAACTGGCCTTCGCGGAGCGTTCATCTTGATGACCTGTATTGCAGTTGTTCTGTTGGTGATCGGAGTTTGTGTCGTGAGTGCCAAATCACGTCGCAGCCGTTCTTTTCGATTGTGA